In Phaseolus vulgaris cultivar G19833 chromosome 10, P. vulgaris v2.0, whole genome shotgun sequence, a single genomic region encodes these proteins:
- the LOC137817915 gene encoding uncharacterized protein, with protein sequence MADISFFFTNFPEHFMERDLWKVFQRWGRVMDVFVSRKLNARNKKFGFVRFQGVKDVFSLERELSAIWIGTWNMQVNLPKYQRKDGPRKQRNEGSKLGWNPKLSTTSGKGKQTEQVSFAQVVSEGVVKIGTGENVSSSLGGEVDYQFTVEVEQDDSLEGSYVGSLKELPSMHVIKESFVMGGFSLVKVRYLGGRFVLLSCDDGGSLRKIIADNKSWFDKVFSAVTPWDGSFELTERYARIRCSGIPLQFWWNHSFSKIGAVVGEVVEVDEATKRREIVEFARFRVKTTVRTTVNMEKEFCINGRSCKVAFVEEVCVPEWRLGKWDGGASEVDTEEAPTKEA encoded by the coding sequence ATGGCAGACATTTCGTTTTTCTTTACTAACTTCCCCGAACATTTCATGGAGAGAGATCTTTGGAAGGTTTTCCAAAGGTGGGGAAGGGTTATGGACGTCTTTGTTTCAAGAAAGCTCAATGCAAGGAATAAGAAGTTTGGTTTTGTAAGGTTCCAGGGTGTGAAGGATGTCTTTTCCTTGGAAAGAGAGTTGAGTGCAATCTGGATTGGCACTTGGAATATGCAGGTGAACCTTCCCAAATATCAGAGGAAGGATGGACCAAGGAAGCAAAGGAATGAAGGGTCTAAATTAGGGTGGAACCCAAAGCTGAGCACAACGAGCGGGAAGGGGAAGCAGACGGAGCAGGTTTCGTTTGCTCAAGTTGTTTCAGAGGGGGTAGTCAAGATCGGAACAGGCGAGAACGTGAGTAGTTCTCTGGGGGGTGAGGTCGATTATCAGTTTACAGTGGAGGTAGAACAGGATGATTCGTTAGAAGGAAGCTACGTTGGTAGTTTGAAAGAGCTTCCAAGCATGCATGTGATTAAGGAGAGCTTTGTGATGGGAGGTTTCAGCCTAGTCAAAGTGAGATATCTTGGTGGCAGGTTTGTTCTGCTTTCATGCGATGATGGAGGGAGTCTGCGGAAGATCATAGCAGACAACAAGTCATGGTTCGACAAAGTTTTCTCAGCGGTTACCCCCTGGGATGGTTCGTTCGAACTGACAGAACGTTATGCACGGATTCGTTGCAGTGGAATCCCGTTACAGTTCTGGTGGAATCACAGCTTTTCTAAAATAGGGGCCGTTGTGGGGGAGGTGGTGGAGGTTGACGAAGCAACTAAGAGAAGAGAAATAGTGGAGTTTGCTCGGTTTAGAGTTAAAACAACGGTCAGAACAACAGTCAATATGGAGAAGGAGTTTTGTATCAATGGAAGGTCGTGTAAGGTGGCCTTCGTTGAAGAGGTGTGCGTCCCGGAGTGGAGACTTGGCAAGTGGGATGGCGGTGCTTCAGAGGTAGACACCGAAGAAGCTCCGACGAAGGAAGCGTAG